A genome region from Bufo gargarizans isolate SCDJY-AF-19 chromosome 2, ASM1485885v1, whole genome shotgun sequence includes the following:
- the LOC122925741 gene encoding beta-1,3-galactosyl-O-glycosyl-glycoprotein beta-1,6-N-acetylglucosaminyltransferase 3-like, whose protein sequence is MKRLQEDLLNLHQSAIKLDCPRVIKGDMEALRKAQLYNFQYKKERTFLSEKDYLNITQDCANFRTIRKYISFALSKEEEEFPIAYSMVIHEKIEMFERLLRVIYAPQNIYCIHVDEKSPDIFKQAVRAITLCFDNVFVASKQENVVYASWSRVQADLNCMKDLLKSNVHWKYLLNTCGTDFPLKTNAYIVKALKLLNGKNNMESMKSPPHKTVRWLLHYEVGTFVRKTNILKRLPSINIPMFSGGAYIVVTRDFVKYIFESTEIQQFIEWEKDTYSPDEHFWATMHRMPGVPGGILHNEKYDVSDLNSISRLVKWSYEEGDVSKGASYPPCTGTHRHYVCVYGSGDLHWLLKQHHLFANKFDPEVDDIAIQCLEEYLRYKALFMKEM, encoded by the coding sequence ATGAAGAGACTACAAGAAGATCTGTTAAACCTGCACCAGTCTGCTATCAAACTTGACTGCCCCAGGGTTATCAAGGGAGACATGGAGGCTTTAAGAAAAGCACAATTATACAATTTTCAGTACAAGAAGGAAAGGACATTTTTAAGTGAAAAAGACTATCTGAATATCACCCAAGACTGTGCAAATTTTAGAACCATCAGAAAGTATATTTCTTTTGCATTgagcaaagaagaagaagaatttcCTATTGCTTATTCCATGGTGATTCATgagaagattgaaatgtttgagaGACTGCTAAGAGTAATTTATGCTCCTCAGAATATATACTGCATCCATGTGGATGAAAAGTCTCCAGACATTTTTAAACAGGCGGTAAGAGCCATCACCTTATGCTTTGATAATGTGTTTGTGGCATCTAAACAGGAGAATGTGGTCTATGCATCATGGTCAAGAGTACAAGCTGATCTCAACTGTATGAAGGATCTGCTGAAAAGCAATGTTCACTGGAAGTATCTACTAAATACTTGTGGGACAGACTTTCCACTAAAGACCAATGCATATATTGTGAAAGCCCTTAAGTTATTAAATGGGAAAAATAATATGGAATCCATGAAATCCCCACCACACAAAACAGTAAGATGGCTCTTGCACTATGAAGTAGGGACATTTGTCAGAAAAACCAATATTTTGAAGAGATTGCCTTCAATCAATATCCCAATGTTTTCAGGTGGTGCTTACATTGTTGTTACCAGAGATTTTGTGAAATACATATTTGAAAGCACAGAGATACAACAATTCATTGAGTGGGAAAAAGACACCTATAGCCCTGATGAACATTTTTGGGCAACAATGCACCGTATGCCTGGAGTCCCTGGCGGTATTCTTCATAATGAAAAATATGATGTTTCTGACCTAAATTCTATTTCAAGGCTTGTGAAGTGGTCATATGAGGAAGGAGATGTGTCTAAAGGTGCTTCATACCCCCCATGCACAGGCACCCATAGGCACTATGTTTGTGTCTATGGGTCTGGAGATCTGCACTGGTTGTTAAAACAGCATCATCTCTTTGCCAATAAGTTTGATCCTGAAGTGGATGATATAGCAATACAATGTCTGGAAGAGTATCTGAGGTATAAGGCTTTATTTATGAAGGAGATGTAA